From Bacillus rossius redtenbacheri isolate Brsri chromosome 16, Brsri_v3, whole genome shotgun sequence, a single genomic window includes:
- the LOC134540131 gene encoding uncharacterized protein LOC134540131, translated as MAGRSGSAPHLETSTKSVVLAWFAGLLKGLVVAFCLAASVWIYKRWGDEIRHHILQPVNRWLSPAAQEDEEESEAPLKVSEEEPEAPPRTRSSRVDAAAGEQVEGEGEGELVMTASKALRALSVARDGNSLFAALAHQLLGHQPGSPAHREDTADLRAMACRQMQARQDTYWDLLATAAAAQGDLVADQRGVEEFLSRLRRPGFPGGEESVRAVADADGAHVTVYEEHGGAKEVSSDQPGFQRTLQVVQRLQEELAGHPARHYDSVLEVQPLGAIIPQ; from the exons GCCTGGTTCGCTGGCCTGCTCAAAGGCTTGGTGGTCGCATTCTGTCTCGCGGCCTCCGTTTGGATTTACAAGCGCTGGGGTGACGAGATACGCCACCACATACTGCAACCAGTGAACAG GTGGTTGAGCCCGGCCGCCCAAGAGGACGAGGAGGAGTCAGAGGCGCCGCTGAAGGTGTCAGAGGAGGAGCCGGAGGCGCCGCCCCGCACCAGGTCGTCCCGGGTCGACGCGGCGGCGGGCGAGCAGGTCGAGGGCGAAGGCGAGGGCGAGCTGGTGATGACGGCCTCGAAGGCGCTGCGGGCGCTGTCGGTGGCGCGAGACGGCAACTCGCTGTTCGCGGCGCTGGCGCACCAGCTGCTGGGGCACCAGCCAGGCTCACCCGCCCACCGGGAGGACACCGCGGACCTGCGCGCCATGGCGTGCCGCCAGATGCAGGCGCGCCAGGACACCTACTGGGACCTGCTGGCCACGGCAGCGGCGGCCCAGGGAGACCTGGTGGCCGACCAGCGCGGCGTCGAGGAGTTCCTCTCCAGGCTGAGG AGACCGGGCTTCCCCGGCGGAGAGGAGTCGGTGCGCGCGGTGGCGGACGCCGATGGAGCCCACGTGACCGTATACGAGGAGCACGGCGGCGCCAAGGAGGTGTCCAGCGACCAGCCCGGCTTCCAGCGCACCTTGCAGGTGGTGCAGCGCCTGCAGGAGGAGCTGGCGGGTCACCCCGCGCGCCACTATGACTCCGTGCTGGAGGTCCAGCCTCTGGGAGCCATTATCCCCCAATAA